Part of the Streptomyces sp. NBC_01460 genome, GACCGGCTGGGGCCAGGACGGTCCGCTCGCCCAGGCGCCCGGCCACGACATCAACTACATCGCCGTCGCGGGCGCGCTCGGCGCGCTCGGCGCCGCGGACGAGAACCCGCCCCTCCCCCTGAACCTCGTCGGAGACATGGGTGGCGGGGGCATGCTGCTCGCCCTGGGCATCACGACCGCGCTGGTCAGCGCGCGACGCACGGGCGAAGGCCAGGTCGTCGACGCCGCCATGACCGACGGCACCGCCGTCCAGCTCGCCCTCATCCACGGCCTGCTGGCGATCGGCCGATGGGAGGACGCCCGCGGCGTCAACCTCTTCGACGGTGGTGCCCCCTTCTACCGCACCTACCGCACCTCCGACGGCGGGCACATGGCCGTCGGCAGCGTCGAGCCGCATTTCTACGCGGTCCTGTTGCAGGTCCTCGGCCTCACCGGCGACCCGTTGTTCGCCGGGCAGCACGACCGGGACAGCTGGCCCGCCATGCGGGCGCGCCTGGCGGAGATCTTCGCCGGACGGAGCCGCGAGGAGTGGACGGCGGCCTTCGACGGCACGCAGTCCTGTGTCACCCCGGTGTACGGACTGACCGAGGCCGCCACCCACCCGCACAACCTGGCGCGCGGTACCTACTACACGGAGGGTGGTGTGCTCCAGCCCGCCCCCGCCCCGCGCTTCCAGGGCACCCCGCCGGGCACACCGCGGCCCGCGCCGGTGGTCGGCGCGCACACCCGGGAGGTCCTGGCGGAGGTCGGCCTGGCGTGACGTGAGGTGAGCGCGCGGAGAGGGGGTGCTGCCCGGTGGGCAGCACCCCCTCTCCGTACCCGGGTGGACGGTTCAGACCAGCTCGAGGATCGTCGCGTTGGCCATGCCTCCGGCCTCGCACATCGCCTGGAGGCCGTAGCGGATTCCGTTGTCGCGCATGTGGTGGACCAGTGTGGTCATCAGGCGCGCACCGGAGCCCCCGAGCGGGTGGCCTATCGCCATCGCACCTCCGAGGGGGTTCATCAGCTCGTAGTCCGCGCCGGTCTCCTTCAGCCATGCCAGGGTGACCGGGGCGAACGCCTCGTTGATCTCGAAGGCGCCGATGTCGTCGAGGGACAGGCCCGAGCGCCTGAGGGCCTTGGCTGTGGCCGGGGCCGGCCCCAGGGCCATGGTGACCGGATCGACGCCGGCGAGGACCGCGGTGTGGACCCGGGCGAGCGGGGTCCAGCCGTTCCGGCGGGCGATCTCGCTCGTGGTGATGAGCAGCGCGGCGGCGCCGTCGGAAATCTGGGAGGAATTCGCGGCGCTCACCACGCCGTCAGCCTTGAAGGGGGTCTTGAGGGCTGCCAGCTTCTTCAGGGTCGATCCGCGCCGCACGCCCTCGTCGGTGTCGAAGACGCGCGTCGTGTGGTCCGCGCCGGTGACGGTGACCGGAGCGATCTGTGCCTTGAAGCGGCCCTCGTCCACGGCCCGGGCGGCCCGCTCGTGCGAGTCCAAGGCGTGCTGGTCGAGTTGAGCGCGGCTGAATCCGTACTGCTCGGCGATCATCTCGGCGCCGACACCCTGGTCGAAGGTGCCCTGCCCGTCGGGGAAGTAGCGGTCGAGGACGAGTGGGCCGTAGGCCTGGCCCGTCCCTGGAACCTCGCGGGCGGCGCCCATGGGAACCCGGCTCATCGACTCGACGCCTCCGGCGACGGCGATGTCGTACTGGCCGGCGATGACCAG contains:
- a CDS encoding CaiB/BaiF CoA transferase family protein codes for the protein MSTASTPAGPLAGIRIVELGGIGPGPFAGMLLADQGAEVIRVDRPADAGTASKHPILHRGRRSVALDLKDPAGVEAVLAVIDTADAVIEGFRPGVAERLGLGPEICLARNPELVYGRMTGWGQDGPLAQAPGHDINYIAVAGALGALGAADENPPLPLNLVGDMGGGGMLLALGITTALVSARRTGEGQVVDAAMTDGTAVQLALIHGLLAIGRWEDARGVNLFDGGAPFYRTYRTSDGGHMAVGSVEPHFYAVLLQVLGLTGDPLFAGQHDRDSWPAMRARLAEIFAGRSREEWTAAFDGTQSCVTPVYGLTEAATHPHNLARGTYYTEGGVLQPAPAPRFQGTPPGTPRPAPVVGAHTREVLAEVGLA
- a CDS encoding thiolase family protein, with amino-acid sequence MRDAVIVDAVRTPVGKRGGSLSGIHAVDLSAHVLTALAERNGLDPASVDDVIWGTVSQVGEQAGVVGRFAALAAGWPESVPGVSVSRACGSSQQSVHFAAGLVIAGQYDIAVAGGVESMSRVPMGAAREVPGTGQAYGPLVLDRYFPDGQGTFDQGVGAEMIAEQYGFSRAQLDQHALDSHERAARAVDEGRFKAQIAPVTVTGADHTTRVFDTDEGVRRGSTLKKLAALKTPFKADGVVSAANSSQISDGAAALLITTSEIARRNGWTPLARVHTAVLAGVDPVTMALGPAPATAKALRRSGLSLDDIGAFEINEAFAPVTLAWLKETGADYELMNPLGGAMAIGHPLGGSGARLMTTLVHHMRDNGIRYGLQAMCEAGGMANATILELV